The following coding sequences lie in one Chelonia mydas isolate rCheMyd1 chromosome 6, rCheMyd1.pri.v2, whole genome shotgun sequence genomic window:
- the BATF gene encoding basic leucine zipper transcriptional factor ATF-like, which yields MPHSSDSSDSSSFSQSPPPSKQDSSDDMRKVQRREKNRIAAQKSRQRQTQKADTLHLESEDLERQNAALRREIKQLTEEMKHFTSMLSSHEPLCSILTTVPQPPPEVLYATHSFHQPHISSPRFQH from the exons ATGCCCCATAGCTCTGACAGCAGCGACTCCAGCAGCTTCAGCCAGTCACCCCCACCTAGCAAACAG GATTCTTCTGATGACATGAGGAAAGttcagaggagggagaagaatcgCATCGCAGCTCAGAAGAGCAGGCAGAGGCAGACCCAGAAGGCAGACACACTGCACTTG GAGAGCGAGGACCTGGAGAGGCAGAACGCTGCCCTGCGCAGGGAGATCAAGCAGCTGACAGAAGAAATGAAGCATTTCACCTCAATGCTGAGCTCCCATGAGCCCCTCTGCTCCATTCTGACCACGGTGCCCCAACCGCCCCCGGAGGTGCTATATGCCACGCACTCCTTCCatcagccccacatcagctccccacGCTTCCAGCACTGA